From Phaeocystidibacter marisrubri, the proteins below share one genomic window:
- a CDS encoding alpha/beta hydrolase — translation MKVLLILVFGVWSFCGSLAQTAKLTSEADLVIGERLTIFSDQLGEEREVNVYLPESYHPDSLNNYPVIYVFDGSMDEDFIHIVGLVQFGSMPWIDLLPESIVVGISNVDRQRDFTFPTTVAEDKADLPTSGGSENFMNYLEEELIPFISSRYRTSDHRTIIGQSLGGLLATEILMKRPQMFEDYIIVSPSLWWDQQSLLEFEIDSLSMNQVFIGVGNEHPVMRETAQALNAKLSALDSNSARVHFAYFPECDHGDVLHLAVYKAFEEM, via the coding sequence ATGAAGGTCCTTTTAATTCTTGTTTTTGGCGTTTGGAGTTTTTGCGGTTCACTGGCTCAAACCGCAAAATTGACAAGTGAAGCGGATTTAGTGATAGGAGAAAGGTTGACCATCTTTTCAGATCAATTAGGGGAGGAAAGGGAAGTAAACGTCTATCTACCCGAGTCGTATCATCCAGATTCGCTAAATAACTATCCTGTGATTTATGTTTTCGATGGTTCGATGGATGAGGATTTCATTCACATTGTTGGACTCGTGCAATTTGGAAGTATGCCTTGGATTGATTTGCTTCCTGAGTCTATTGTTGTTGGAATTTCGAATGTAGACAGACAAAGAGATTTCACTTTTCCCACTACTGTTGCCGAGGATAAAGCAGATCTTCCGACCTCTGGAGGTTCGGAGAATTTCATGAATTACCTTGAAGAGGAGTTGATTCCATTCATTTCATCCCGTTACAGAACATCAGATCACCGCACCATAATCGGACAATCTTTAGGTGGATTACTTGCGACCGAAATATTGATGAAGCGACCTCAGATGTTTGAGGATTACATCATAGTTAGTCCGAGTTTGTGGTGGGATCAACAGTCCTTACTTGAATTTGAAATAGATTCTTTGTCTATGAACCAAGTATTTATCGGAGTGGGAAACGAACACCCTGTGATGCGTGAAACAGCTCAGGCTCTAAATGCAAAACTCAGCGCACTGGATTCAAATTCTGCACGCGTACATTTCGCGTATTTCCCCGAATGTGATCATGGAGATGTGCTTCATTTAGCAGTGTACAAGGCGTTTGAAGAGATGTGA
- a CDS encoding tetratricopeptide repeat-containing sensor histidine kinase, whose translation MRFYITALFISWGLLTFAYPSNYQSSIDSLSSLIYSHTGTNDKLNEYQKTFEAYKLSQFKIAQWAAHGGLELALKSNIKDQAYFSEAVGYSYQKLFVMDSALSYYLKALELYKEMEEPLESARVLDAIARIHRKLQNHEKALWYYSQAFAIHDEMDDDEGRARILNERGAVYENMGETRKALHEYQASLKIQLVRGDSVGIGYSLEFIGYNYLQQDSLELSEEYLLRALEYRENMRDEFALMLNHYALGELYHEKGEYELSDAHLNQCFELSEKLSFADIQQYALDIAISNRKALGDFEQAIALLERKTNLSDSLDQVANQVRVDELSEKYQSVERENQILLQKSEIQKQNYWIYALSVSSFLLLLIGILIYKQQRLRQAKIKQEAELKLAKITIENQNRLQDLRMEISRDLHDNIGTQLTFVISSIDSVKQVLSEDDNMMVETRLERISSFTRDTIRELRDTIWAMNTADITIEDLSNRLVNFVNQAGQSMQGVRFEFNNELDDSSTIHFNSKEGMGVYRIIQEAVNNAMKHAKAKKIEVTLSQQGDELSFTISDDGVGLGDYPKRGNGMQTMKKRSQDLNGKLSVHSSTEGTQVTLILSAITE comes from the coding sequence ATGAGATTTTACATCACGGCGCTTTTTATCAGTTGGGGCTTACTCACTTTCGCTTATCCTTCAAATTATCAGTCGTCTATAGATAGTTTGTCCTCGTTAATCTATTCACACACAGGGACGAATGATAAGCTGAACGAGTATCAAAAAACTTTTGAAGCGTACAAACTCTCCCAATTTAAAATAGCTCAGTGGGCGGCGCATGGCGGACTTGAATTGGCTTTGAAATCCAATATTAAGGATCAGGCATATTTCTCTGAAGCAGTAGGTTATTCATATCAGAAACTCTTTGTTATGGACTCTGCCTTGAGCTATTACCTCAAGGCTTTAGAACTTTATAAGGAGATGGAGGAGCCATTGGAAAGTGCTAGGGTTCTCGATGCAATTGCTCGGATACATCGTAAGCTTCAGAATCACGAGAAAGCGTTGTGGTACTACTCTCAAGCCTTTGCGATACATGATGAAATGGACGATGACGAAGGGAGAGCTAGAATATTAAATGAGAGGGGAGCAGTATATGAAAACATGGGAGAAACACGAAAGGCTCTCCATGAATACCAAGCATCACTAAAGATCCAATTGGTAAGAGGAGATTCGGTTGGAATTGGATACTCTCTTGAGTTTATCGGTTACAATTACCTTCAGCAAGACAGTTTAGAGCTAAGTGAGGAGTATTTGTTAAGGGCTTTGGAGTATCGTGAAAACATGAGAGATGAATTTGCCCTCATGTTAAATCACTATGCGCTGGGGGAGCTTTACCATGAGAAAGGCGAATATGAGTTGTCTGATGCCCACCTCAATCAATGTTTTGAGTTGTCTGAAAAGTTGAGTTTTGCAGATATTCAGCAATATGCATTGGACATCGCCATTTCTAACCGAAAAGCGTTAGGTGATTTTGAACAGGCGATTGCCCTTCTGGAAAGGAAAACCAACTTGAGTGATAGTCTGGATCAAGTGGCGAATCAAGTGCGAGTTGATGAATTGAGTGAAAAGTATCAGTCGGTAGAGCGCGAGAATCAAATCTTGCTACAGAAGAGTGAAATTCAGAAGCAGAATTATTGGATATACGCATTGTCAGTTTCCTCTTTTCTACTTCTCTTGATAGGGATATTGATCTATAAACAACAGCGATTGCGTCAGGCCAAAATAAAGCAAGAAGCAGAGTTGAAGTTGGCAAAGATTACCATTGAAAATCAAAATCGATTGCAAGATTTGCGGATGGAGATATCGAGAGATTTACATGATAACATCGGTACCCAGCTCACTTTTGTGATTTCTTCCATTGATTCTGTAAAGCAGGTATTGAGTGAAGATGATAACATGATGGTTGAAACAAGGCTAGAGAGAATCAGTTCCTTCACACGAGACACGATTCGAGAGTTGCGAGACACTATTTGGGCAATGAATACAGCGGATATCACCATAGAAGATCTTTCGAATAGGCTGGTCAACTTTGTGAATCAAGCCGGACAATCCATGCAAGGTGTTCGTTTTGAGTTCAACAATGAATTGGATGATTCCAGTACTATCCACTTCAATTCCAAAGAAGGAATGGGGGTTTATCGCATTATTCAGGAGGCAGTGAATAATGCGATGAAGCATGCGAAGGCGAAGAAAATTGAGGTAACACTTTCACAGCAAGGCGATGAGCTTTCGTTTACAATTTCTGATGATGGTGTGGGGTTGGGAGATTATCCTAAACGAGGAAATGGGATGCAAACGATGAAGAAACGCTCACAAGATTTGAATGGAAAGTTGAGTGTTCATTCTTCCACAGAGGGAACGCAAGTGACTTTAATCCTCTCAGCGATTACGGAATGA
- a CDS encoding response regulator produces MSSFSIVIVDDSVLMAQAIEDKLSLSSDFHLKGVFQDGCDFLEYVPGQKVDLVLMDVQMPGMNGIEVTKRLKEKHPQIKVVMLTVVDSDQEIFDAIQAGADGYLLKDVSPQDLHEGILQTLGGGAAMTPSIARKSLQLLRNVDTFKEEAEFAQVKLTNRETDVLLQVSKGLDYKAIAENLFISPPTVRKHIENIYKKLQVHSKLEAVRLAQRNNLI; encoded by the coding sequence ATGAGTTCATTTTCAATAGTTATCGTAGATGACAGCGTTTTGATGGCGCAGGCGATTGAAGATAAGTTATCGCTTTCTTCAGACTTTCACTTGAAGGGCGTTTTTCAAGATGGATGTGATTTTCTGGAGTACGTTCCAGGACAGAAAGTGGATCTGGTTCTCATGGATGTTCAGATGCCAGGAATGAATGGTATAGAAGTCACAAAGAGACTAAAGGAGAAACATCCGCAAATCAAGGTAGTGATGTTAACCGTGGTGGATAGCGATCAAGAAATTTTTGATGCGATACAAGCAGGTGCAGATGGGTATTTGCTCAAGGATGTATCTCCTCAGGATTTGCATGAGGGCATCTTACAAACCCTTGGTGGAGGAGCCGCAATGACGCCGTCTATAGCGCGCAAATCGTTGCAGCTTTTACGCAATGTGGACACCTTTAAGGAAGAAGCGGAGTTCGCGCAAGTCAAGCTTACTAATCGCGAAACCGACGTTCTACTACAAGTGAGTAAAGGACTGGACTACAAAGCTATTGCCGAAAATTTATTTATTTCACCACCGACGGTTAGAAAGCACATTGAGAATATTTATAAGAAGCTTCAAGTCCATTCCAAGCTAGAGGCTGTCCGGCTTGCACAGCGAAATAATCTGATATGA